TCGAGGAAGATCAGCGCCGCTTCGGCCGCCACCGCGAGCTTGGTGCGGGCGCCGTCGGCGGACGGTTCGGCCATCGAGCTCGAGATGTCGTGGACCAGCACCAGATCCAGCGGGCGGCTCCAGGCCGTGCACTGCTGGCGGACGGCGAACGGCAGGTAGATCCGGCCCGGCGTCACGCGCACCCGGGGCACCGGGAACGCCAGCCGCCCGGACGCACCGCGCGCGTCCAACCACGTCACGTCCGCCTTCACGTTCGTCGGGTGCTCGCCCACCTCGAGCGGCACGGCACGGAACGACAGCGTCACGGGCGCCCCCGGCGGCTGCGGGCCGAGCTGCCACGTGAGCGTGCGCGCCGTGTCGTCCCACACGGCCGGCGGGGCCGCCGAGTCCGGCACGTAGCGCAGGTTGGCCGGCACCTCGTCCGTGACGGTGAGCGACTCGAACTGCCGCGTCTCGTCGCGGTAGACGCGCAGCGCGTCGATCAGGTCGTGCGCCGTGTCGACGGACGGGTCGACGAAGAGGCGGTTCGGGTCGCCCAACAACGTGAGAAGCGATTGGCGGTAGTCCGGCGTGAACTCGGGCGTCGACATCACGAGGGCGTAGACGTCGATCCCCGCCGCGTGCGCCGCCGCAATCGCCGGCGCCGGATCGTCCTTGAACACGCCGTCGGAGACGATCAGGATGCTCGGCCGTGCGTCCGCCGCCCGCCGCGGCCCGAGCAGCTCCTGGCGCGCCAGGTCGATCCCGGCCCCCATCCGCGTGTCGCCATCCGCCACGGCGCGCACGATCCGCGAGCGCATGTCCGGCAGATCGTCCGACAGCACGGTCTCCAGCGCCGCCCCGTCACCGAACGTCACGAGGCCGACGTCGACGACATCCGGGCTGAGGGACGCCAGGAGCGGCAGCACGATCGTGCGCGCCCGGTCCAAGGCGCTCGGCGGCTCGGTCCAACTCTGGTAGCCGTCGTTCATGGACCACGACGTGTCAAGGACGATCATGATCTGCTGCGGCAGCGGCTCCTTCGGGCAGTCGGCCGTCACCTCCAGCCGGACCACGATCGCCTCGCCCAGGCGCACCGCCTCCGGCGCGGCCTTCTTGTCCACCTGCACCAGGCACGCCCGGACGTCCGGCTCGGCCGGCGCACGGTCGACCACCGTCGGCTCGAACACCCAGACGCCCGCCTGCCCGATCCGATCGCCCCGCCGGCTGCGGTCGTCCGCCGTCGGCCGCGCCGCGCCCAGCCACGTCACGTACACCCGCCCGTCGGCGTCGGCCGCGATGTCGTTGCCCAGCGTCGGCTTGACCGCCGTCGCGCCCGGCATCCGCCACGCCGCCAGCAGCGCCCCGGCCGCGCTGTAGCGCAAGCCCCAGCCGCCGCGCCCGAGGACCACGATGTCGCCGTCGGGCGTCGCGTCGATCCGCAGCGGCCCGTCGTGCGTGCCGAACTCGCCCACCGGCGCGCCGTCCAGATCCCGGACGAGGATCCGGTTCCGACCTTGATCCGCCAGGAACACGCGCGCGCCGGACAGGGCGATGTCCGCCGGGGCGCAGGGCGGCAGGCCGGGGCCGTTGATCGGCCAGTGCGCCGTCGCCGATCCGTCGGACGCGAAGACGCGGACGGAGCCGTCCGCGGCATCCAGGACGGCCAAGTGGTCCGCGTCGGCGTCGCCGGCGACGAGTTGGGCGTCGTTCAACCGGATCACCCATTCCGGTGCCAGTCGGTCCACGCGGCGCCACACGGCGCCGGGCGTGATCGTGTAGACGGCGTCGTCCGAGCCGCCGATGTCGACCGGCACCCCGTACTGCGACCAGTCCAGCTGGCCGCGGACGTGGGCGTGCGAACCGTAGTGCGCCCAGCTGTCGACGAACCGGCCATCCGGCGTGTACCGCTGCAGGCCGCCGACGGCGCGCCGGGCGTCGACGGCCGCCCGAACGCCGCTCTCGTCGTTGTACGCCCAGTACGGCGCCTCGTACACCACGATCTCGCCGCCCGACACGCTCACTGCCGCCGGCCGGCGCGGCCCGAACGGCAGCGGCTCGCCGTTCACGCCCAGCGCGACGGGGCGCGGGCGATCGTCCGGCCATGGCGAGGTCATCGGGGTCGTGGACGGACGGCCGAGGTCGGCCGCGCCGTGATAGAAGTGGTCGGTGCCCGGCCACGCAGCCAGGATCCGACCGCCGTAGCTCACCGCAAGCCGAACGGGCATCGCGGCCTCGACGGCGGCGAACGCGTCGGGCCCGAGCGAGCGCTGGAGCGGGATGGCGGCCACGGGCAGCGCGCCGGGCCGGAACGTGCTGACCGCGAAGACCGGCCGGTACGTGCTCTCCACCGTGCTGACGTAGCCCTCGGACGCCCCGGCGGCCACGTCCATGATCCAGGCGCCCGGCCGACCCACTCGCACCGCACCGCCGTCGGGCGCGAGGACGAGCACTTCGTGGCGGCGGTCGACGACGGCGCTCGCCGCGACGCCGAGCGTTCCGGCGGCGCCTGTTCCATCCGGCGCACCGACAGCGCCCATTCCATCCGCCGCGCCGAGTGCTCGGGTTGCGCCGCCGGTTCGCATCTGCCGGCCGGCGACGGCGCCGGGCGCGGCCAGCCGCGGCCGCGGGGTCGGCGTCGGCGTCGGCGTGGCCGTCGGCCGGGGGTCGGGCGTCACGTCGCAGGTACACTCGGCCACCTGGTGGATGTAGACCCGCCCGTCGGCGCCGACGTCGATGTTCACGAGCTGGGCCGTCCAGATCCCGCCGGGCGGCGCGGACGGCGTCGGCAGGGCGATGCTCGGGTCGACGACGCCCGTCTCCCTGCCGTCCGCGCCGTACCAGCGCAGCCGCCTCGCGTCGGCGACGACGATCCGGCCGTCCGGCGCGACGGCGACATCGCGGGCGTTGTCCGAGACCGGGAACTCGCGCGCCAGTTGGCCGGCGGCATCGTAGCGCAGCACGGCGGCGTTGTTGCCGGCGTTCAGCTGCGCCAGCACCGCCACGCCGCCGTCCGGCGCGGCGTCGAGCCGGATCGGGTTGCGGTTCGGCGTGGTCAGCTGGATCCGCGTCGGCGGCGCGCCGTTCGGCCAGAGCACGTGGATGACCTTGCTCGAGGGCTCGCCGCCGTTCGCCGGGTCTGGCCGCAGGTTCGCCATGTCCAGCACGTAGATCCGGCCGTCGGGCGCGGCGCTGATGTCGATCGGCGCGAAGAAGAGGGCGTCCGGCCCGGTCTCCGCCGGCCCGCTGTACGACACGTCCTGCCATGTCGCGCTCAGGCTGTAGGTGAGGGCCGTCGTGCCGGGCGCAGGCGGAACGGTGCCGGGCTGCGCGGCGGCGGGCGTGGCGGAGAGCACGGCGCCGACGAGAAGGGCGGCGGCGATCGACAGGGTGCGGCGCCACGGGCGGCGGACGGGGAGTCGGGCAGTGCGGCGGCGGTTCATGGGTCCTCCGTGGTCGTGTGCGATGGGCGCCGGCCGGCGAACGGCGTTCGCCGCGGCGGGCTGCAGGGTTGTAACAACGGGGGAGCGGAAACGGCGACGGCCAAGATGTGCAGGCCAGAAGCGTCGCCACGGCCACAGCCTCGGCCACGGTGCGCGGCAGCGACCCGATGTCGCCGCACGTCGGCCCACGCTGTCATGCCTGCCGACGACGCTGCGTCGCCGCCCGTGCGATCGATCGCACCCATCGCCAACAGGACCCATCGATGCGCACCTCATCCCCTGCAGATCGCCAAGACCGCTTCCACCGCCGCGCCCGCCGACGAGTCACCGCTGCCGCCGCTGCGCTGGCCGCCGTGCTCGCCCTCGCAGGCACCGCCACGTCGCCGCCGCGCGCCCGGTCCGCGCCGCTGGAACGGATCGAAGGCGGCGCTTCGACGAGCATTCAGGTCGCGAATCTCGACCGCGAGCAGAGCGCCGCGGCGCTCATTACCTTCAACAATTGCAGTCGTCCTCCAAGCCAAATCACTTCAAGCTGGGTCCCGATCTCACCTCTGGGCGCATTGAGCCGCAACCTGTGGAACCCGAGCGGGGGGTACATCCCCCGCCCTGCCTGTGGCGCGTCGATCGCAAGCGCCGCTTCGGTCGAGCAACCCTTCGCCGCGCTCGTGCACACGGAGTGGCCGTCGTCGGGGCGCCCAGCC
Above is a window of Candidatus Avedoeria danica DNA encoding:
- a CDS encoding VWA domain-containing protein, which produces MNRRRTARLPVRRPWRRTLSIAAALLVGAVLSATPAAAQPGTVPPAPGTTALTYSLSATWQDVSYSGPAETGPDALFFAPIDISAAPDGRIYVLDMANLRPDPANGGEPSSKVIHVLWPNGAPPTRIQLTTPNRNPIRLDAAPDGGVAVLAQLNAGNNAAVLRYDAAGQLAREFPVSDNARDVAVAPDGRIVVADARRLRWYGADGRETGVVDPSIALPTPSAPPGGIWTAQLVNIDVGADGRVYIHQVAECTCDVTPDPRPTATPTPTPTPRPRLAAPGAVAGRQMRTGGATRALGAADGMGAVGAPDGTGAAGTLGVAASAVVDRRHEVLVLAPDGGAVRVGRPGAWIMDVAAGASEGYVSTVESTYRPVFAVSTFRPGALPVAAIPLQRSLGPDAFAAVEAAMPVRLAVSYGGRILAAWPGTDHFYHGAADLGRPSTTPMTSPWPDDRPRPVALGVNGEPLPFGPRRPAAVSVSGGEIVVYEAPYWAYNDESGVRAAVDARRAVGGLQRYTPDGRFVDSWAHYGSHAHVRGQLDWSQYGVPVDIGGSDDAVYTITPGAVWRRVDRLAPEWVIRLNDAQLVAGDADADHLAVLDAADGSVRVFASDGSATAHWPINGPGLPPCAPADIALSGARVFLADQGRNRILVRDLDGAPVGEFGTHDGPLRIDATPDGDIVVLGRGGWGLRYSAAGALLAAWRMPGATAVKPTLGNDIAADADGRVYVTWLGAARPTADDRSRRGDRIGQAGVWVFEPTVVDRAPAEPDVRACLVQVDKKAAPEAVRLGEAIVVRLEVTADCPKEPLPQQIMIVLDTSWSMNDGYQSWTEPPSALDRARTIVLPLLASLSPDVVDVGLVTFGDGAALETVLSDDLPDMRSRIVRAVADGDTRMGAGIDLARQELLGPRRAADARPSILIVSDGVFKDDPAPAIAAAHAAGIDVYALVMSTPEFTPDYRQSLLTLLGDPNRLFVDPSVDTAHDLIDALRVYRDETRQFESLTVTDEVPANLRYVPDSAAPPAVWDDTARTLTWQLGPQPPGAPVTLSFRAVPLEVGEHPTNVKADVTWLDARGASGRLAFPVPRVRVTPGRIYLPFAVRQQCTAWSRPLDLVLVHDISSSMAEPSADGARTKLAVAAEAALIFLERMNPARDRIGVVTFDAEASVAAPLSNDRRTAVAALASMRPGYGTRIDRGLKAAIDMVTGDPRGLALPVIVLLSDGLQNGSADPVRALLPELRDTGARVFVVGYGGTGGAGGGAGGSAEAEALLREIASAPTDYRFAPAVEDLRAVYDGVGRTLLCP